One genomic segment of Cinclus cinclus chromosome 31, bCinCin1.1, whole genome shotgun sequence includes these proteins:
- the LOC134055308 gene encoding claw keratin-like, with protein sequence MSCSSLCIPGGGVAPTAPLADTSNEPCVRQCPDSTVVIQPPASVVTFPGPILSSFPQQSFVGSAGAPYVGGGFGGSSGRRGGSGGSGGSGGFGGFGGYGGFGGSCGGSRGCGPC encoded by the coding sequence AtgtcctgctccagcctgtgcATCCCCGGCGGTGGAGTGGCCCCCACGGCCCCTCTGGCTGACACCTCCAACGAGCCCTGTGTCCGGCAGTGCCCCGACTCCACGGTGGTGATCCAGCCCCCGGCCTCGGTGGTCACCTTCCCCGggcccatcctcagctccttcccgcagcagAGCTTCGTGGGTTCGGCTGGAGCTCCCTACGTCGGAGGCGGCTTCGGCGGCTCCTCTGGACGCCGCGGTGGCTCCGGGGGCTccgggggctctgggggctttggaggttttgggggttaTGGAGGATTTGGGGGCAGCTGCGGCGGCTCCAGAGGCTGCGGGCCCTGCTAA
- the LOC134055257 gene encoding claw keratin-like — protein sequence MSCCVPSCGVAPTAPLADTSNEPCVRQCPDSTVVIQPPASVVTFPGPILSSFPQQSAVGSAGAPYVGGGSGGSFGGRGGSGGAGGFGGFGGYGGSGGYGGFGGCGRGSRSLGGSCGPC from the coding sequence atgtcctgctgtgtccccagctgcGGAGTGGCCCCCACGGCCCCTCTGGCTGACACCTCCAACGAGCCCTGTGTCCGGCAGTGCCCCGACTCCACGGTGGTGATCCAGCCCCCGGCCTCGGTGGTCACCTTCCCCGggcccatcctcagctccttcccgcagcagAGCGCCGTGGGCTCGGCTGGAGCTCCCTACGTCGGAGGCGGCTCCGGCGGCTCCTTTGGAGGCCGTGGTGGCTCCGGGGGCGCTGGGGGCTTCGGTGGCTTTGGGGGCTACGGTGGCTCCGGCGGCTACGGGGGCTTTGGGGGCTGCGGCCGCGGTTCCAGGTCCCTCGGGGGCTCCTGCGGGCCCTGCTAA